Proteins from one Solenopsis invicta isolate M01_SB chromosome 11, UNIL_Sinv_3.0, whole genome shotgun sequence genomic window:
- the LOC105200401 gene encoding signal recognition particle receptor subunit beta: MKKYIKSLLEEDGWSQLLQLTLLFAFVLVVLVILLWRRRKSVGHTILLTGLSDSGKTLIYAQLLYSKFVSTYTSVKENIGNIMVNNSSLRIVDIPGDERLRSKYFDKYKSSVKGLIYVIDSVTIQKEIRDVAEYLYNLLSDSDIQKNVPVLILCNKQDQTMAKGCAVIRTLLEKEMNLLRMTKTSQLEATDASLTNVFLGKQGKHFEFSHLDSQIDFAESYAFNKDPQTSADIDELNKWLHKIA; this comes from the exons atgaaaaaatacataaaatcgtTATTAGAAGAGGATGGCTGGTCGCAGTTACTACAACTGACTCTACTGTTTGCGTTTGTTCTTGTAGTATTAG ttattttacTCTGGCGTAGAAGGAAGTCTGTTGGTCATACTATCCTTCTAACAGGTCTCAGTGACAGTGGGAAAACACTGATCTATGCACAACTATTATATTCTAAATTTGTCAGTACATATACATCTGTCAAAGAAAATATAGGAAACATTATGGTCAACAAT AGTTCTTTGAGAATAGTGGATATTCCTGGTGATGAACGACTTCGCAGCAAGTATTTTGACAAGTACAAATCATCTGTCAAAGGTCTGATTTATGTGATTGATTCAGTGACTATTCAGAAGGAGATCAGAGATGTAGCTGA gtatttatacaatttactgTCAGATTCTGATATACAGAAAAATGTTCCTGTTCTTATATTGTGCAACAAGCAAGATCAAACTATGGCTAAGGGATGTGCAGTAATAAGAACGCTATTAGAGAAGGAAATGAATCTGCTCCGAATGACGAAGACTAGCCAATTAGAAGCTACTGACGCGTCGTTAACCAACGTCTTCCTTGGAAAACAAGGAAAGCACTTTGAATTCTCGCATTTAGATTCACAGATTGATTTTGCTGAATCTTACGCATTTAATAAAGATCCTCAAACATCAGCCGACATTGATGAACTTAACAAATGGTTACAcaaaattgcataa